One genomic region from Bradyrhizobium icense encodes:
- a CDS encoding GMC oxidoreductase codes for MFGYFSDLASLANRDVCVVGGGPAGIAVALACEERGLSVLLLESGKDRVDPFFAGLSTGHDIDLETHAAPHLAICRALGGASKWWGGRCTPLDEMDFAKRAFVQASWPISYAELAICYDSAAEFFGVAPADFIAPIPPWGRLEGVRFEDLERWTPERDVSKRHRERLANSKDIVLVAETTVTEIHVSEDARHVSRLTVRSREKSITISPRYIVLACGGLETTRLLLWTQSKFPKLFGGPDGPLGRYYSGHISGKIANLVLSDPAHFAAHDYFLDSGVFVRRRFTFPPEVQRREELLNIALYADNPPFHSADHRNGALSLAWLALATPILGRFLASEGVRISHLGPAPYQWFQHLRNILLQPVATWASIVSILNQRYFSVPRKPGFLLFNERGRYALHYHAEQSPNPKSRVMLSSKFDAFGLPYLRVRLRFSEADAQSVVRAHSILDTALRQSGLGHLEFGEPGAGSRVKHVLRQAKDGFHQIGGTRMGFDPQQSVVNTDCRTHDLENLYIASSSVFSSTGQANPTFPMVALGFRLSAHLASQIARERIAGGSKHRLAP; via the coding sequence ATGTTCGGATATTTCTCCGATCTTGCTTCACTTGCAAACCGCGACGTCTGCGTTGTGGGCGGTGGACCGGCAGGTATCGCGGTTGCGCTTGCTTGCGAGGAGCGTGGGCTCTCGGTTCTCCTTCTGGAATCAGGAAAGGATAGGGTCGACCCGTTTTTTGCTGGCCTCAGCACCGGACATGACATTGACTTGGAGACGCATGCGGCCCCGCATCTGGCTATCTGCCGTGCTCTTGGTGGCGCCTCGAAATGGTGGGGAGGCAGGTGCACGCCCCTCGACGAAATGGATTTTGCGAAACGAGCTTTCGTACAAGCGAGCTGGCCTATTTCTTATGCAGAATTGGCAATCTGCTATGATAGTGCCGCCGAGTTCTTTGGTGTTGCGCCCGCGGACTTTATTGCGCCGATTCCGCCATGGGGGCGATTGGAAGGCGTGCGATTTGAAGATCTAGAGCGATGGACGCCTGAAAGGGATGTAAGCAAGCGCCATCGCGAGCGCCTCGCCAACTCGAAAGACATTGTATTAGTGGCCGAAACTACCGTAACCGAAATTCACGTCTCGGAGGATGCTCGACACGTCAGCCGCTTGACCGTTCGCAGTCGGGAGAAATCGATCACCATCTCGCCTAGATACATCGTTCTCGCTTGCGGCGGTCTGGAAACAACACGTCTACTGCTGTGGACGCAAAGCAAGTTCCCAAAGCTCTTTGGAGGACCTGACGGACCGTTGGGACGGTATTATTCAGGCCATATTTCCGGCAAGATAGCCAACTTGGTCCTGAGCGACCCCGCCCATTTTGCCGCCCACGACTACTTCCTCGATTCGGGCGTCTTCGTGCGCAGGCGATTTACATTTCCTCCGGAGGTCCAACGACGCGAGGAGCTTCTCAATATCGCCCTTTATGCAGACAACCCGCCGTTCCATTCTGCCGACCATCGCAACGGCGCGCTATCACTTGCGTGGCTCGCGTTGGCAACTCCGATCCTAGGACGCTTTCTTGCATCGGAAGGCGTACGGATCAGTCACCTGGGCCCAGCACCCTATCAGTGGTTTCAACACCTTAGAAACATTTTGTTGCAGCCTGTAGCCACGTGGGCGAGCATTGTAAGCATTCTGAATCAGAGATACTTTAGCGTTCCCAGGAAACCAGGCTTTCTATTGTTCAACGAGCGCGGGCGATACGCTCTTCACTACCATGCCGAGCAATCGCCAAATCCGAAGTCGCGAGTAATGTTGAGCTCCAAATTTGACGCATTTGGCTTGCCATACTTGCGCGTCCGGCTTCGGTTTAGCGAAGCGGATGCACAAAGCGTCGTCAGAGCTCATTCAATTCTTGACACGGCCTTGAGGCAATCAGGATTGGGCCATCTCGAATTCGGTGAACCCGGCGCGGGGTCTCGCGTCAAGCATGTGCTTCGCCAGGCAAAGGATGGCTTTCATCAAATCGGAGGCACACGCATGGGCTTTGATCCTCAGCAAAGTGTTGTGAACACTGATTGCCGCACGCACGATCTTGAAAATTTGTACATTGCGTCCAGTTCGGTGTTTTCTTCAACCGGCCAAGCTAATCCAACATTTCCCATGGTGGCTCTGGGTTTCAGATTGTCGGCTCATCTCGCAAGCCAAATAGCCAGGGAAAGGATTGCGGGAGGCAGCAAACATCGTCTTGCTCCATGA